A portion of the Natronococcus sp. AD-5 genome contains these proteins:
- a CDS encoding pyridoxal phosphate-dependent aminotransferase, translating to MEYETPLFFHVMQYATRADRDVIDMVSGNPDWEPPGALREGLHDYADFEPDRFQYPPSQGLRELREEIASRRGVDVEQVVVTNGAGEANYLAMARALERDRGDEILLTDPVYPYYPGKTTMLGGTQSYVAADETGQLEPADVREAASEETAAIVVNSPNNPTGAVYPEETVRELVAIAEEYDAILVSDEVYDHYDLSGEFASALAFDSDHRIVTNAFSKSMAITGFRVGYAIFPPHLVANAKSRHMLVNVAGSRPSQYAVLRALRETGPDYYERNRDLLAERVATFTDALEAAGAEYTTPQGSFYVMARFEGYPGTLENVERLIDEAGVAGMPGEAFGDSRRDWLRFALVTPRVEDAADRLAAYFDDT from the coding sequence ATGGAGTACGAGACGCCGCTGTTCTTCCACGTGATGCAGTACGCGACCCGGGCGGATCGTGACGTCATCGACATGGTGAGCGGAAACCCCGACTGGGAGCCGCCCGGGGCGCTCCGGGAGGGGCTGCACGACTACGCCGACTTCGAGCCCGACCGGTTCCAGTACCCGCCGAGCCAGGGACTGCGCGAACTCCGCGAGGAGATCGCCTCGCGGCGAGGCGTCGACGTCGAGCAGGTGGTCGTCACCAACGGCGCCGGCGAGGCGAACTACCTCGCGATGGCGCGAGCCCTCGAGCGCGACCGCGGCGACGAGATCCTGCTGACGGATCCGGTCTACCCGTACTACCCGGGCAAGACGACGATGCTCGGCGGGACCCAGTCGTACGTCGCGGCCGACGAAACCGGACAGCTCGAGCCGGCCGACGTCCGCGAAGCCGCGAGCGAGGAGACGGCCGCGATCGTGGTCAACTCGCCGAACAACCCGACCGGGGCGGTCTACCCCGAGGAGACGGTCCGCGAACTCGTCGCCATCGCGGAGGAGTACGACGCGATCCTGGTCAGCGACGAGGTGTACGACCACTACGACCTCTCGGGGGAGTTCGCCAGCGCGCTCGCGTTCGACTCCGACCACCGGATCGTCACCAACGCCTTCTCGAAGTCGATGGCGATCACCGGCTTCCGCGTGGGCTACGCGATCTTCCCGCCGCACCTCGTCGCGAACGCGAAGAGCCGCCACATGCTCGTCAACGTCGCCGGCAGCCGGCCGTCCCAGTACGCGGTTCTCCGGGCGCTGCGCGAGACCGGCCCCGACTACTACGAGCGCAACCGCGACCTCCTCGCCGAGCGCGTCGCGACGTTCACCGACGCGCTCGAGGCCGCGGGCGCCGAGTACACCACGCCGCAGGGCTCGTTCTACGTGATGGCTCGCTTCGAGGGCTATCCGGGAACGCTCGAGAACGTCGAGCGGCTGATCGACGAGGCCGGCGTCGCCGGCATGCCAGGTGAAGCGTTCGGCGACTCGCGACGCGATTGGCTTCGGTTCGCGCTCGTCACGCCGCGGGTCGAGGATGCGGCCGATCGGCTCGCGGCGTACTTCGACGACACCTGA
- a CDS encoding CinA family protein, with protein sequence MNDDIDRELPMQVADALRANEDTLAVAESCTGGLVGAAVTAVPGASDYFDSGLTTYSYDAKRRHLGVSREALDEHGAVSEPVAREMAQGVRDAADTTWGVAVTGVAGPTGGTEEKPVGTVYVAVAYAGPWGTASSFVTASRYEFDGDRAAIRAKTVDRALEDLLAAVEETPRE encoded by the coding sequence ATGAACGACGACATCGACCGCGAACTCCCGATGCAGGTGGCCGACGCCCTGCGGGCGAACGAGGACACGCTCGCCGTCGCCGAATCCTGCACCGGCGGGCTGGTCGGGGCCGCCGTCACCGCCGTGCCCGGGGCGAGCGACTACTTCGATTCGGGGTTGACGACCTACTCGTACGACGCCAAGCGCCGCCACCTCGGCGTCAGCCGCGAGGCGCTCGACGAACACGGCGCCGTCTCCGAACCGGTCGCCCGCGAGATGGCCCAGGGAGTCCGCGACGCCGCAGATACGACGTGGGGCGTCGCCGTGACCGGCGTCGCCGGGCCCACCGGCGGGACCGAGGAGAAACCCGTCGGGACGGTCTACGTCGCCGTCGCCTACGCCGGTCCGTGGGGTACCGCATCCTCGTTCGTCACCGCCTCCCGCTACGAGTTCGACGGCGACCGCGCCGCCATCCGCGCGAAGACCGTCGATCGGGCGCTCGAGGACCTGCTCGCCGCCGTCGAGGAGACGCCGCGGGAGTGA
- a CDS encoding metal-dependent hydrolase, producing MNKRGHVLNAILLSIGLGYLLEPAGDLRTFETIITIGVPVALGALFPDVDTAFGRHRKTLHNLPILVGFLAFPAFFGNLEYVWIGILTHYALDVAGSKRGIALFYPVWKREFGLPTGVAVSSKRADLVTVLVTALELALAAVIIYELPRRGFEVGRQAVGI from the coding sequence ATGAACAAACGGGGCCACGTGCTCAACGCGATCCTGCTGAGTATCGGGCTCGGCTACCTGCTCGAGCCGGCGGGCGACCTGCGGACGTTCGAGACGATCATCACGATCGGCGTTCCCGTCGCGCTCGGCGCCCTCTTCCCGGACGTTGACACGGCCTTCGGCAGACACCGGAAGACGCTGCACAACCTTCCGATCCTGGTCGGATTTCTCGCCTTTCCGGCGTTCTTCGGGAACCTCGAGTACGTCTGGATCGGCATCCTGACGCACTACGCGCTCGACGTCGCGGGGAGCAAGCGCGGCATCGCGCTGTTTTACCCGGTCTGGAAGCGGGAGTTCGGGCTCCCGACCGGCGTCGCCGTGAGCAGCAAGCGGGCGGATCTGGTGACCGTCCTCGTGACCGCCCTCGAGCTGGCGCTCGCCGCGGTGATCATCTACGAGTTGCCCCGGCGGGGTTTCGAGGTGGGACGACAGGCGGTCGGCATTTAA